A window of the Streptococcus sp. 116-D4 genome harbors these coding sequences:
- a CDS encoding CYTH domain-containing protein — translation MNELEVRFELNDERDYNNAISYLEKSYKFKSENKQVDEYFKIKGREFENDEVGSFIYRIRQEDDNRASIFTRKDTIKQGMWSESEIELESEKLEFVRNILQDGFSNIFTISKYRKTYHDALENKTINLDKIDGLGFYLEIEILGDFSKEDYNNFYEKMCREFSFLNSKIETKGYVQLMREKNGRN, via the coding sequence ATGAATGAATTAGAAGTTAGATTTGAACTCAACGATGAGAGAGATTATAATAATGCTATTTCATATTTAGAAAAATCTTATAAATTTAAGAGTGAAAATAAGCAAGTTGATGAATATTTTAAAATAAAAGGAAGAGAATTTGAAAATGATGAGGTAGGTAGCTTTATCTACAGAATTCGTCAAGAAGATGATAATAGAGCAAGTATTTTCACAAGAAAAGATACGATAAAACAAGGAATGTGGAGTGAAAGTGAAATAGAGTTAGAATCTGAAAAATTAGAATTTGTAAGAAATATCTTGCAAGATGGTTTTTCAAATATTTTCACAATAAGTAAATATAGAAAGACTTATCATGACGCATTAGAAAATAAAACGATTAATCTAGATAAGATTGATGGTCTTGGATTTTATCTTGAAATAGAGATTTTAGGAGATTTTTCAAAAGAAGATTATAATAATTTCTATGAGAAAATGTGCAGAGAGTTCTCGTTTTTAAATTCAAAAATCGAAACAAAGGGCTATGTCCAATTAATGAGAGAAAAAAATGGACGTAATTGA
- a CDS encoding helix-turn-helix domain-containing protein, with the protein MKSKLGITLRKIRKGKQISLCSIADSNLSKSQISRFERGESEISCIRLINILDKLHITLDEFIILHDNNSTRTGSFAILVQYIRKHYSTKNFDSIIELLSNSSSYNLGPYEKTMVKSILYTTNKNFLPSDKELLQLTDYLFKVENWGYYEIILLGNCVRTIKYNSYFLLTIEMLKNYIYSTLNKTNKRLVTQLAINCLIVSIDKEEFQNCSFLIKEIKKLLNNELNYYEQTVFLYTCGYFEFKCNPANGIEKMKQALQVFEILGEHNIKAQYQEHYDKYINQ; encoded by the coding sequence ATGAAATCAAAACTTGGTATAACACTCAGAAAAATTCGAAAAGGAAAGCAAATCAGTTTATGTTCAATTGCTGATAGTAATTTATCTAAATCTCAAATCTCTAGATTTGAACGGGGAGAATCAGAAATATCTTGTATTCGACTAATCAATATTTTAGATAAATTACATATAACTTTGGATGAATTTATTATTCTTCATGACAATAATTCTACTAGAACTGGATCATTCGCTATCTTGGTGCAATATATTCGAAAACACTACTCCACAAAAAATTTTGATAGTATTATTGAATTACTATCAAACTCTTCAAGTTATAACTTGGGTCCTTATGAAAAGACAATGGTAAAATCGATTCTCTATACAACAAATAAAAATTTTCTCCCCTCGGACAAGGAGTTATTACAGCTAACAGATTATCTTTTTAAAGTTGAAAACTGGGGTTACTATGAAATTATCCTATTAGGTAACTGTGTAAGAACAATTAAATATAACTCCTACTTCCTATTAACTATAGAAATGTTAAAAAATTATATCTATTCAACATTAAATAAGACAAATAAACGGCTTGTTACACAATTGGCAATCAATTGCCTAATTGTTAGTATTGATAAAGAAGAATTTCAAAATTGTAGTTTTCTAATCAAAGAAATAAAAAAATTACTAAATAATGAATTAAACTATTATGAACAAACCGTCTTCTTATATACATGTGGATACTTTGAATTTAAGTGCAATCCTGCGAACGGAATCGAAAAGATGAAACAAGCACTTCAGGTATTTGAAATTCTAGGAGAACATAATATAAAAGCACAGTACCAAGAGCACTATGACAAATATATTAATCAATAG